A window of Natrinema versiforme contains these coding sequences:
- a CDS encoding ATP-binding protein codes for MNLAFGARTNWGKSYGLQAYTERNAPEYDRTVLVDYKDEYTGLVESGLLQRLPLRVGTDDLSRAEWQRIFEDNSSLQLARDGMTDDAWREAIATAIAALAQLEERTFLGLDEAHRLAPQRDGYPDEFDTLATTWHGDGMGVAWVTQRFAKLDEDIASQCQASMLGGFGSGNDLDKVRGIVEYPADVHKADAETCPRTLPGELLVDGEPLTLRRFSDDAGNTIGSEWIYSDDTTLRRIDSREWTLKSTHYGSDRVRIKHPFD; via the coding sequence ATGAACCTCGCGTTCGGTGCCCGAACGAACTGGGGCAAATCGTACGGCTTACAGGCGTACACCGAGCGGAACGCGCCGGAGTACGACCGGACAGTCCTTGTCGACTACAAGGACGAGTACACCGGCCTGGTCGAGTCGGGACTCCTGCAGCGACTCCCGCTCCGAGTGGGAACTGACGATCTCTCGCGGGCTGAGTGGCAACGGATCTTCGAGGACAACAGCAGCCTCCAACTCGCCCGCGATGGCATGACCGATGACGCCTGGCGCGAGGCGATCGCGACCGCCATCGCCGCGCTTGCCCAGCTCGAGGAACGCACGTTCTTGGGGCTGGACGAGGCCCACCGCCTCGCTCCCCAACGGGACGGCTACCCCGACGAGTTCGATACGCTCGCGACGACCTGGCACGGCGATGGGATGGGCGTTGCGTGGGTCACCCAGCGCTTCGCGAAGCTCGATGAAGACATCGCTTCGCAGTGTCAGGCGTCAATGCTCGGCGGGTTCGGCTCAGGGAACGACCTCGACAAGGTCCGCGGAATCGTCGAGTATCCGGCTGATGTCCACAAGGCCGACGCCGAAACGTGTCCGCGAACGCTCCCCGGTGAACTGCTCGTTGACGGCGAACCGCTCACACTCCGGCGATTCAGCGATGATGCGGGCAACACGATCGGCTCCGAGTGGATTTACTCGGATGACACCACCCTCAGACGTATCGATTCACGCGAATGGACGCTCAAGAGTACGCACTACGGCAGCGATCGAGTCCGGATCAAACACCCCTTCGACTAA
- a CDS encoding phage tail protein, with translation MAGPAAAMAAGEAADKAGDVAEPAAEAASDISDSMSEAAQNSRGFNIAMVIGAIVIGYMMYRVLQMMSAPGQTVDGIGDSLGNIVDGTTNAAGGAGDAAGGIGGAIGDIWGGSTDAAGGLGGAIGDIWSGSTDAAGGIGNAVGDVWSGSTGALGDIWGGSTDVADGASDAVGDAIDAGGDLFGGIVDTGGDAADGAADTGGDLLDGFLSAGGNAADEATDTGGDVVDGATDAGGDVIDGAADAGGDLVDGATDFAGGLI, from the coding sequence ATGGCGGGACCTGCTGCAGCGATGGCCGCTGGCGAGGCGGCCGACAAGGCTGGAGATGTCGCGGAGCCTGCTGCAGAGGCCGCGAGCGATATCTCGGACAGCATGAGTGAAGCCGCCCAGAATAGCCGCGGCTTCAACATCGCGATGGTGATCGGCGCGATCGTCATCGGCTACATGATGTACCGGGTCCTGCAGATGATGAGTGCCCCCGGTCAGACCGTCGACGGAATCGGCGACTCGCTTGGCAACATCGTCGACGGGACGACCAACGCAGCCGGTGGGGCTGGCGATGCAGCCGGTGGAATCGGCGGCGCGATCGGCGATATCTGGGGTGGTTCAACCGACGCAGCCGGCGGTCTCGGTGGTGCGATTGGTGATATCTGGAGTGGCTCAACAGACGCAGCCGGCGGGATTGGCAATGCTGTCGGCGATGTGTGGAGTGGATCGACCGGTGCACTCGGCGATATCTGGGGAGGGTCGACCGATGTCGCGGACGGTGCCAGCGATGCGGTCGGCGACGCGATCGACGCTGGCGGTGACCTCTTCGGTGGTATCGTCGATACCGGTGGCGACGCAGCCGACGGTGCGGCCGACACTGGTGGTGATCTACTCGATGGCTTCCTGAGCGCTGGCGGGAATGCGGCCGACGAGGCCACCGACACTGGTGGTGACGTGGTCGATGGCGCAACGGATGCCGGAGGAGATGTCATCGACGGCGCAGCCGACGCTGGCGGCGATCTCGTCGACGGGGCAACCGACTTCGCTGGAGGGCTGATCTAA
- a CDS encoding DUF2971 domain-containing protein, which translates to MPIQESERHWWGGIEQNERAWRYLSFPAFTKLLRTEELFFRKVSKFPDPYEGSIPHSLTEIRKKDARMANIPPERFEKVYSEINDHARKCSYANCWHLNSNESEAMWQKYGDKGIAIISSVDNFIPSFKNQDKLLFARPVRYIDYFKSFETLSGEERTELKGIGSEILDEFAAINFVKRGSFKYEREFRILQPDLSYFPIKEYEDREYNIRIDGEKEKYPAFTQKSGVPVCVDFTKTPEGWKRELEVNLSTLIDEIRVAPGAGEWFYKTVCEVVDEVGSSGISSDLVQPSVADVHDPKR; encoded by the coding sequence GTGCCCATTCAAGAAAGCGAACGCCACTGGTGGGGTGGTATAGAACAGAACGAACGTGCTTGGAGATATCTGTCTTTTCCAGCATTTACGAAGCTTTTGAGAACGGAGGAATTATTCTTTAGAAAAGTCTCAAAATTTCCCGATCCGTACGAGGGATCCATCCCGCATTCGTTGACTGAAATTAGGAAAAAAGATGCGAGGATGGCTAATATCCCTCCGGAACGCTTCGAGAAAGTTTATTCTGAAATAAATGACCATGCCCGAAAATGCTCGTACGCTAATTGTTGGCACCTGAATAGTAATGAGTCAGAGGCTATGTGGCAGAAGTATGGTGATAAGGGGATCGCAATAATATCTAGCGTTGATAATTTTATCCCTTCTTTTAAAAACCAAGATAAGTTGCTGTTCGCAAGACCTGTGAGATATATTGATTATTTCAAATCATTTGAAACGCTGTCTGGTGAAGAGCGCACCGAGCTTAAGGGAATTGGAAGCGAAATACTTGACGAATTTGCTGCTATTAATTTTGTTAAAAGAGGTAGCTTCAAGTATGAGAGAGAATTCCGGATATTACAGCCGGATCTATCCTATTTTCCTATAAAAGAGTACGAAGACCGAGAGTACAACATTCGTATTGACGGAGAAAAAGAGAAATATCCTGCCTTCACTCAGAAATCTGGTGTGCCTGTTTGTGTTGATTTCACAAAAACACCAGAAGGCTGGAAAAGAGAACTTGAAGTCAATCTATCTACGTTAATAGATGAAATAAGAGTCGCACCTGGAGCAGGAGAGTGGTTCTACAAAACTGTATGTGAGGTGGTTGACGAAGTTGGTTCATCAGGGATATCTTCTGATTTAGTTCAACCATCTGTGGCCGATGTTCATGATCCTAAAAGATAG
- a CDS encoding ribbon-helix-helix domain-containing protein translates to MDHDPSSRVSFGCPDELLETLDEIADREDKNRSEKLRELVQKEVEAKGDLNAPQPVLPDDERLAEAYRMLHERASARHKSKRRVKLETAKNKLYDNSTPKSAVLDEIIKPLESEGYVSVWAGNQHVWVIVPPMRYTDGKDIVESEEKIIV, encoded by the coding sequence ATGGATCACGACCCCTCGAGCCGCGTCTCGTTCGGCTGTCCTGACGAACTGCTCGAGACGCTCGACGAGATCGCCGACCGCGAGGATAAGAATCGGAGTGAAAAGCTTCGCGAGCTAGTCCAGAAAGAAGTCGAAGCGAAGGGCGATCTCAACGCGCCCCAACCGGTGCTGCCCGACGATGAGCGACTCGCCGAGGCGTACCGGATGCTCCACGAGCGAGCGTCTGCCCGCCACAAGAGCAAACGACGTGTGAAACTCGAGACCGCGAAGAACAAGCTCTACGACAACAGCACGCCGAAGAGTGCCGTCCTCGACGAGATCATCAAGCCCCTCGAGAGCGAAGGCTACGTCTCGGTGTGGGCAGGGAATCAGCACGTCTGGGTGATCGTCCCGCCGATGCGGTACACCGACGGTAAAGATATTGTTGAATCTGAGGAAAAGATAATCGTATAA
- a CDS encoding SWIM zinc finger family protein, giving the protein MSAFPEPTDGEDIDFLEERDADTESWARADPREALIESFGRFGYKVTLRDGESVHYCALGLEDGEYIGRCDCKGWEYHDGPCAHLCTLRKAAFLELIDVKLTDGTPDDEHEMRHATNEALEGEPHDGAIEKTRRHEREAEVRP; this is encoded by the coding sequence ATGAGCGCCTTCCCAGAGCCGACCGACGGTGAGGACATCGACTTCCTCGAGGAACGGGACGCAGACACCGAGTCGTGGGCTCGAGCGGATCCACGCGAGGCACTGATCGAGTCGTTCGGTCGGTTCGGCTACAAGGTCACGCTCAGAGACGGCGAGAGCGTCCACTACTGTGCGCTCGGCCTCGAGGACGGCGAGTACATCGGTCGATGCGACTGCAAGGGGTGGGAGTACCACGACGGCCCGTGCGCCCATCTCTGCACGCTCCGGAAGGCTGCCTTCCTCGAACTGATAGACGTGAAGTTGACCGACGGCACTCCCGACGACGAACACGAGATGCGCCACGCGACCAACGAGGCGCTCGAGGGCGAGCCACATGATGGGGCGATCGAGAAGACACGACGCCACGAGCGGGAGGCAGAGGTGCGGCCATGA
- the surE gene encoding 5'/3'-nucleotidase SurE: MSDDLEILLTNDDGIDSTGIRALYDALSEHANVTVVAPADDRSACGRSLSHEVDVDERELGYAVHGTPADCVVAGLAELGPYPDLVVAGCNKGANLGEYVLGRSGTISAAVEAAFFDVPAIATSLYVPVDDTPFEDVELTADEYAEATRVTSYLAERALEEGVFEHAAYLNVNVPLPDGEPAPIEITRPSKRYEMDAEREGAHVTLQDRVWDDMDPESLPDPEGTDRRAVVEGRISVSPLTAPHTTNHHEALDALADSYRSR, encoded by the coding sequence ATGAGCGACGACCTCGAGATCCTGTTGACCAACGACGACGGGATCGACAGCACCGGTATCAGGGCGCTGTACGACGCCCTCTCCGAGCACGCCAACGTGACCGTCGTCGCCCCGGCCGACGACCGAAGTGCCTGCGGCCGGTCGCTCTCCCACGAAGTCGACGTCGACGAGCGCGAACTGGGCTACGCGGTCCACGGCACGCCCGCCGACTGCGTCGTCGCCGGCCTCGCCGAACTCGGCCCCTATCCCGACTTGGTCGTCGCGGGCTGTAACAAGGGCGCGAACCTCGGGGAGTACGTCCTCGGGCGATCGGGAACGATCAGCGCGGCCGTCGAGGCCGCCTTCTTCGACGTCCCCGCGATCGCGACGTCGCTGTACGTTCCCGTCGACGACACGCCCTTCGAGGACGTCGAACTGACGGCCGACGAGTACGCGGAAGCGACCCGCGTGACCTCGTATCTCGCCGAGCGCGCGCTCGAGGAGGGCGTCTTCGAGCACGCCGCGTACCTCAACGTCAACGTCCCGCTGCCCGACGGGGAGCCCGCGCCGATCGAGATCACGCGCCCCTCGAAGCGCTACGAGATGGATGCCGAGCGCGAGGGTGCCCACGTCACCCTTCAGGACCGCGTCTGGGACGATATGGACCCCGAGTCGCTCCCCGACCCCGAGGGGACCGACCGCCGCGCCGTCGTCGAGGGCCGCATCAGCGTCTCGCCGCTGACCGCCCCGCACACGACGAACCACCACGAGGCGCTCGACGCGCTCGCCGACTCCTACCGGAGCCGCTGA